A genome region from bacterium includes the following:
- a CDS encoding IS110 family transposase, with translation LRRGACKMSAIGACMRKLLAIAYGVLKTGTSFEVPA, from the coding sequence GTTGCGCAGAGGCGCTTGTAAAATGAGTGCCATTGGGGCGTGCATGAGAAAATTGCTGGCAATCGCATATGGAGTACTAAAAACCGGCACCTCGTTTGAAGTGCCAGCGTAA